The nucleotide sequence AGGTGTAGTTCAGAGCAACAGGGTCTCCATGTGCTCGCTGGTGCTGCAGGACAGAGAGTAAAAAGGGACAGGGTGCTGATTTGACAATGATTCTGGCCATATTCTTGTCTGGTGACAACGGCATCACTACCCCTCCTTAAGGGACTGGTTTAGTTTCCCAACTCTCattcctttctgtgtctctcGCAGAACTACCTTCTCCACCTCTCCCTGAAGGCCTAATGTGTCCCTCCTTCAGACAAACCTGGTACCAGGAGTAGGCCCTGTCAGCAGGGTTGATGAGCACAGTAATGATCTTGGCTCTTGGCAGAAGGGCAGCCCCCCGCCGTGGCACAACCTCTGAGTCAAAGTAGGTGGAACTTTTTTCAAACAGGAAGTCAGTGCTGGCATTGGAAGGAACAGGGAAGAAGTCCATGTACCTAAAGAGTAGCACAGAACAGAGCAGCTCTCAGTGGCGAGCCCAGGCTTCTTGGAGCTGGCAGAGGCTGGCACAGATTATCTTTTGGAGAAGGCAGCACTGCTCTGAGGATCATGCAAGGGGACCCAGTCTCACCAGTCGATACCCTTGTGGTAGTTAGGGCCATTGAAGAACTGAATTTCCTCAAAGGTGCTGGGGCTAGGGAAGCTGCTTGTCACAGCTGGATGCAGGCTCAGGAAGAAGTGAACAGCCGTGGTGCctagggggggggagggggaggcgggACAAGAGGAAAGCAGCCAGCTGAGCAGCATGCATCTGAAAACTCCCTTCAGCCCCAGCAAAGGGAGACAAAGCTAGCCTAGCTGAGAGGCCCAGCGTGGGGTCAGGCGGTTGGCACCCTCCGCCCTATCAGAACCGCTTGTAGACTCCCCTTCCCCGTCCAAGCAATTCAGGCCTTTAAAAATGGTGGATGCTTTGCCATAGAGCTGTGGCCTCCCACctctttgcttttcttattttgagatcAGGTCTTACTCAGTTGCCCAGGCATCCTTGAATAcactctgtagccaggcagggactgaagctgatactctcctgtctctgcctcccaagctgggATTACCAGCCTTTATAACCAAGTCTTGTTATCTAAttgacttttgagacaggatcttacgtagcctaggctggcctcacttGCTCGACAACTGAGGCCCTGTATAGCAAGTGGGGCCTTCTGATCCTACCTGCTCTACTATACAGGCTCTAGGATGGGGCTGGAATCCAGGGCTCTGTACATGACGAGCAAACACCCTGGCCCCTATTTATCTATCTTTAAAACTCTGCAGATGAAACCAGGTACAGTGGCTTACAaatgtaattctagcacttggaaaaTTGAAGCAAAGAGATCAGAGGATTAGGGTTGGCTTGGGtaacaagaccctgtttcaaaaactaaacaaataaaaaacacaaaataaaaaaaatattgtagtgcacacctttaatcccagcacttgggaggcagaagcaggcatagttctctgggagtttgaggacaacctgatctacacaggagttccaggatagccaaaactacaGAGTaaaacccaagaaaaccaaaacccaaatgaaacaaaacaaacacagtgaaaataactGATTCCCTCAAGCTGtcttgcacatgtgtatacacatgcacgcaagcacactaaatttatataatttaaaaaaaataatccttttCTCAAGAGACTTGATTAATGAGAGGCAGGTATATGAGGCAGCATAAGCTAAATTGGCCATGAATAATTTACCTGTCTTCTGTGGTCCCACAATGAGGAACTTGGGGAGTCGATCACAGGTTTTCTCCTTGGACCAGATATCTTTGTGCCTCTTGTCATCACAGGGATTCTGAAGGTTAGGCCACAAATCTGATAAGGAATGATCTTATAAACCCTGACCCCCATTCAGATCAGGTCAGCCTGAGCTCTGTCCTTACCTGCCACAGGGGGCTTCGTTCCTGAGGAAAAAGTTCAAAGTACTTCTGTGCAAGAGGGACAGGAGGAAGGGTCTGTAGGCGCAATCGTGTCCAGCACTGGAGGAAGCGCACCAGGCTCTCAAAGGTGTACAGGCCCAGCCGGTCATTTCCATAGTTGGACAGATGAGTCATAAAGACACTGATCTGCAGGAGGAGGCCTACTTGTGAGACTCGGAGAGCCCTGTGCCAGAACCAGCTTTGGTGCACAAAGGCGCTGGCTCGACAACACTTGGCTTCCTAGTCTCCTGGTTCCCTTTTGGCACCTTACCGGATTAAGCAGCACTGTCAGAAAGAGCTCCCCGCCTCGGATGCTTCGGTCTAGTTCACGAGAGCCTCCAGGATACTCATTATAGAAGATCGTGTGAGTGAAGAGGCCACATGTTTGCCGGGGAAGCACCTGAGAGGAACAGAAGATACAGGGATAGACGAGATGTGAGTGGTAAGATGGGGAGCAGATAAGGCCCAACGTCAGGATGCCCGGAATTCCCTGGGTTCAGAGAGGCCTGGGTTGAAGTTATAGTAAGAAAATTTACtatatgtggggctggagagatggctcagtggttaagaacactgcattattgcctgctcttccagaggtcctgagttcaatccccagcaaccacatggtggctcataactatctgtaaaaggatctgatgccctcttctgatatgcaggtatacatgcagatagagcacacacataaaaatctttaaaattttttttactatatGCATTATCATATTTTGTGGATACTTGGGCTGGCAGATGACAAGCCACAAGTCATTCCTGTTTGAAGGCTGTCTAAATGTCAAATTTTGATTTGTAGTGGGAAATGTGTAGTGGGAATCCCTCACCATGATGCCATTGTGAATGAAACCACGGCGGTAGCGAGCAGGGCGCAGATGGGGATACTCCTCAGTGCTGGTCACCTGGATGCCCCAGACAGATTTCCAGGCCTCATAGAGCTGCGTGTGAATGGGGTACACGCCAGAGTGGTGCGGGGCCACAGCATACCCCAGATCCGTAGGGATCCCATGCTCCTGGGAATGGCATAGACTCTCACCAGGACCTGGTGAGGCTTGGGGAGTAGAGGGTAAAGAGGGTGGGGAATgcctccaaagaaagaaaactggaaaggGTAGGGACAGGGGCTCCATGGTATGTGTTGGGGGGGgctgttaaagaggaaacattaTCTCTAGGAGAAAGCATGGGAAAGAGATTCAAGAGTCTCACCAAAGCAAACTGTTTGTTGAGCCTCATCTGGTCAGCCAGCACAGAGCGATTGTGGAACAGGTGTGGCTGCATGTGGCTCCACATGTGAGGGAACCACCAGAACTCTCTGCGGTACTGCAGCAGCATGTCGTCCCCTGCGTCCTCCTCTTCCGTCCCTGTGGTCACACACTGACTGCTGGTCACAGCCAGTCAGCCCCTAGGCCCTTCGTTCTGTAACAACTCTGACCATTTTCCATCCTTTGGACATCACTGACTCCTGCCCAGGGCCCGAGGCCTTCTGTTTGCTCCACTGCCTGAGTGTTCTTCAGCCACCTAGGCTAATCCCGGTCCATCACTAGCTCATCACTGAACTATGTCCCTAAACTTTGTCCCTTTCTCTAACTTGTGTGTCCAGGGCCAATACTAAAGAGACAGCTCAAACTACAATGGACAAgaccggggggtggggggggatgaACTCACCGGTATGATAGAACTTGCCGGAGAAGCCCAGGTTGAAGGTGAAGTTGGGCACTAAGGTCCTGAGTTTGTTCTGAGTGGTCAACAAAGCCTAGAAGAAATAGCAGAGAAAAGCcaaatcaggagaaaacagactgACTGAGAAATATATAGTAAGTAGCTTTCTTTCCAACTATAAAAAGTAGAGAATGTATCTATGCCCATCTCAGAATCAAAGCAGGGAATCTGATAGCCAGAGCAGGTAAATCTGATGGCCCCAAACTTCATCAGGTCCTGGTGAGAGTCTATGCCTTTCCCAGGAGCATGGGACTCCTACGGATCTGGGGTATTTTCTAGCAAAATAGACAGAAGGGAGAAAAAACCCAACTGACCTCAACATCAGCCACCTTCATGCGAGTACCTTCTTTGCCCACAAAGATGTCATCAATGTCTACTAAGATGTAGCGGTCGAGGTCCAGGCAGAGGCGCTTCCCAGTGAGGTATGCAACAGCATCAACAAAAACAAGTTTGTGAAGCCAAAAAGAGAGGCCATGTCCAAACAGCACCCGCTGTATGCCATCATGGAGCCCCAGGTCCTGCACCACAGTGGGGAGCCGGGCCCGCCGAGGAGCCGGGCCCGGCACAGCGAGCTCAGCTGCCCTGAGGCTGGCAATAAGCACGGGCTCATAAGTGCTGTGATTGGACTGGAAGATGGTCCAGTCATCACCAGGCAGGGGTCCTGGCTCCAAGCGGCTAGGGCGGGTGAGGTGTAGTAGAGGAGCGGAAGGGTTCACTTGGTAGTCCCGGAGCCCCAAGTTTGAGTGTAGGAAAAGGGGGAAGCCCTTGAGTTGGGCGCTCAGTAGGCTATGTTCATGGGCTCGGAAAAAGCCAATGATGCCTACACCGTACTCCACACAGTACCGATCTAGCAGTTCTCGACTCCAGGCATCCAAGTTGACATACTTTAGAAGGTTCTCATAGATGACTAAGACATAGCGGCCATGGGCATGATCAGTCAGTGTGGGCATATCCCCTCGGCCAGGCGCTAGCTCAGTGCTGTAACGGAAGCGACTAGACTCCAAGATGGCCACAATCTCCTGCCCCAGCTGCGAGTACGCA is from Apodemus sylvaticus chromosome 8, mApoSyl1.1, whole genome shotgun sequence and encodes:
- the Ndst2 gene encoding bifunctional heparan sulfate N-deacetylase/N-sulfotransferase 2 isoform X2, with the protein product MLQLWKVVRPARQLELHRLILLLIGFSLVSMGFLAYYVSTSPKAKEPLPLPLGDCSSSGAAGPGPARPPVPPQPPRPPETTRTEPVVLVFVESAYSQLGQEIVAILESSRFRYSTELAPGRGDMPTLTDHAHGRYVLVIYENLLKYVNLDAWSRELLDRYCVEYGVGIIGFFRAHEHSLLSAQLKGFPLFLHSNLGLRDYQVNPSAPLLHLTRPSRLEPGPLPGDDWTIFQSNHSTYEPVLIASLRAAELAVPGPAPRRARLPTVVQDLGLHDGIQRVLFGHGLSFWLHKLVFVDAVAYLTGKRLCLDLDRYILVDIDDIFVGKEGTRMKVADVEALLTTQNKLRTLVPNFTFNLGFSGKFYHTGTEEEDAGDDMLLQYRREFWWFPHMWSHMQPHLFHNRSVLADQMRLNKQFALVLPRQTCGLFTHTIFYNEYPGGSRELDRSIRGGELFLTVLLNPISVFMTHLSNYGNDRLGLYTFESLVRFLQCWTRLRLQTLPPVPLAQKYFELFPQERSPLWQNPCDDKRHKDIWSKEKTCDRLPKFLIVGPQKTGTTAVHFFLSLHPAVTSSFPSPSTFEEIQFFNGPNYHKGIDWYMDFFPVPSNASTDFLFEKSSTYFDSEVVPRRGAALLPRAKIITVLINPADRAYSWYQHQRAHGDPVALNYTFYQVISASSQAPVLLRSLQSRCLVPGYYSTHLQRWLAYYPSGQLLIMDGQELRVNPAASMEIIQKFLGITPFLNYTRTLRFDEDKGFWCQGLEGGKTRCLGRSKGRRYPEMDMESRLFLTDFFRNHNLELSKLLIRLGQPAPLWLREELQHSNVG
- the Ndst2 gene encoding bifunctional heparan sulfate N-deacetylase/N-sulfotransferase 2 isoform X1; its protein translation is MLQLWKVVRPARQLELHRLILLLIGFSLVSMGFLAYYVSTSPKAKEPLPLPLGDCSSSGAAGPGPARPPVPPQPPRPPETTRTEPVVLVFVESAYSQLGQEIVAILESSRFRYSTELAPGRGDMPTLTDHAHGRYVLVIYENLLKYVNLDAWSRELLDRYCVEYGVGIIGFFRAHEHSLLSAQLKGFPLFLHSNLGLRDYQVNPSAPLLHLTRPSRLEPGPLPGDDWTIFQSNHSTYEPVLIASLRAAELAVPGPAPRRARLPTVVQDLGLHDGIQRVLFGHGLSFWLHKLVFVDAVAYLTGKRLCLDLDRYILVDIDDIFVGKEGTRMKVADVEALLTTQNKLRTLVPNFTFNLGFSGKFYHTGTEEEDAGDDMLLQYRREFWWFPHMWSHMQPHLFHNRSVLADQMRLNKQFALEHGIPTDLGYAVAPHHSGVYPIHTQLYEAWKSVWGIQVTSTEEYPHLRPARYRRGFIHNGIMVLPRQTCGLFTHTIFYNEYPGGSRELDRSIRGGELFLTVLLNPISVFMTHLSNYGNDRLGLYTFESLVRFLQCWTRLRLQTLPPVPLAQKYFELFPQERSPLWQNPCDDKRHKDIWSKEKTCDRLPKFLIVGPQKTGTTAVHFFLSLHPAVTSSFPSPSTFEEIQFFNGPNYHKGIDWYMDFFPVPSNASTDFLFEKSSTYFDSEVVPRRGAALLPRAKIITVLINPADRAYSWYQHQRAHGDPVALNYTFYQVISASSQAPVLLRSLQSRCLVPGYYSTHLQRWLAYYPSGQLLIMDGQELRVNPAASMEIIQKFLGITPFLNYTRTLRFDEDKGFWCQGLEGGKTRCLGRSKGRRYPEMDMESRLFLTDFFRNHNLELSKLLIRLGQPAPLWLREELQHSNVG